One Manihot esculenta cultivar AM560-2 chromosome 18, M.esculenta_v8, whole genome shotgun sequence genomic window carries:
- the LOC110607005 gene encoding MLO-like protein 9, which yields MGGAEAPGARELDQTPTWAVSAVCAAIVMISIILEKVLHSTGEWFQERHKKALYEALEKVKAELMVLGFISLLLTFSQSYIAQICIEEDYAYTMLPCTKKVEEHHSASAHEEEHHRRLLWYDRRFLAGGHHVKGCQTGYLPLISLNGLHQLHIFIFFLAVFHVMYSAITMMLGRLKTRGWKEWEIENTKDHDAMNDPSRFRLTHETSFVKDHTNAWTRTPALFYFVCFFQQFFRSVTKADYLTMRHGFVSVHLTPSSKFDFQKYIKRSLEDDFKVVVGISPLLWASVVLFLLFNVHGWHAMFWFSVLPLFIILAVGTKLQAIITQMALEIQERHAVVQGIPLVQVSDRNFWFAWPQLLLYLIHFVLFQNAFQLTYFFWIWYEFGLKSCFNENFVLIYLRVALGVGAQFLCSYITLPLYALVTQMGSNMKRSIFDEQTSKALKEWHKKAVKKTHDGKPEHMTTRTLGGSPGDSPPPELMGDHPGDQEMADAEADHTANITATVDIKDDSQYDQRDLLS from the exons ATGGGAGGTGCAGAAGCCCCAGGTGCAAGAGAGCTAGACCAGACACCCACATGGGCAGTCTCAGCAGTTTGTGCTGCTATTGTTATGATTTCTATCATCCTGGAGAAAGTTCTTCATTCGACTGGAgag TGGTTTCAAGAAAGACACAAAAAAGCTCTGTATGAAGCTCTTGAGAAAGTTAAAGCAG AGCTTATGGTTTTAGGATTCATATCCTTGCTCCTAACATTCAGTCAGAGTTACATTGCCCAAATCTGTATTGAAGAAGATTATGCATACACAATGTTACCTTGCACCAAAAAGGTTGAAGAACATCATTCCGCCTCTGCGCATGAGGAGGAACATCATCGCAGGCTTCTATGGTATGACCGCAGATTTTTAGCTGGTGGCCACCATGTTAAAGGATGCCAAACA GGATATCTACCTCTCATATCTTTGAATGGACTGCATCAGTTGCATATCTTCATATTCTTTTTAGCAGTTTTTCATGTGATGTACAGTGCCATAACAATGATGCTTGGAAGATTAAAG ACCCGTGGATGGAAAGAATGGGAAATAGAGAATACCAAGGACCACGATGCCATGAATG ATCcatcaagattcaggctcactCATGAGACATCTTTTGTAAAAGACCACACAAATGCCTGGACGAGAACTCCAGCCCTCTTTTACTTT GTGTGCTTCTTTCAACAATTCTTTAGATCAGTTACAAAAGCTGACTACTTGACCATGAGACATGGATTTGTTTCT GTTCATCTAACACCTTCGAGTAAGTTTGACTTCCAAAAGTACATCAAAAGATCATTAGAAGATGACTTCAAGGTAGTCGTCGGTATCag TCCATTACTGTGGGCTTCTGTAGTGCTCTTTTTGCTTTTCAACGTTCATG GATGGCATGCTATGTTCTGGTTTTCTGTACTTCCTCTATTT ATAATCTTAGCAGTTGGAACAAAGCTTCAAGCAATTATAACACAGATGGCACTTGAAATTCAAGAAAGGCATGCTGTAGTGCAAGGAATACCACTTGTGCAGGTTTCTGACAGGAATTTTTGGTTTGCTTGGCCTCAGCTTCTCCTTTATCTCATCCACTTTGTCCTGTTTCAG AATGCATTCCAGCTAACGTATTTCTTCTGGATATGG TATGAGTTCGGGTTgaaatcatgttttaatgagaATTTCGTTCTTATATACTTGAGGGTTGCTCTCGG GGTAGGAGCCCAGTTCCTGTGTAGCTACATTACACTTCCGCTCTATGCCCTGGTTACTCAG ATGGGATCGAACATGAAGAGATCAATCTTTGATGAACAAACTTCCAAGGCCTTAAAAGAGTGGCATAAAAAAGCAGTAAAGAAGACGCACGATGGGAAGCCAGAACACATGACCACCAGGACCTTGGGAGGAAGCCCAGGTGACTCTCCACCTCCAGAACTTATGGGAGATCATCCAGGGGATCAGGAAATGGCAGATGCTGAAGCAGACCACACAGCAAATATCACGGCCACTGTGGATATTAAAGACGATTCCCAATATGACCAACGTGATCTACTAAGTTGA